The proteins below come from a single Chryseobacterium capnotolerans genomic window:
- a CDS encoding NADPH-dependent FMN reductase: protein MKILAIAGSNSEVSMNKQLVAYASTLFDKGEVEVIDLNPFEMPIYKHERELAGGVPQEAHDFAAKIDGADLLLVSLGEHNGTYSTAFKNVFDWVSRIKDRTVWNEVPMLLMSTSPGGRGGAGVLEAASKRFPFHGGNVVETFSLPFFNNNFDKAEQKISNAEKDSELKEKNKEDCSH, encoded by the coding sequence ATGAAAATCTTAGCAATAGCAGGAAGTAATTCAGAAGTTTCAATGAACAAGCAGTTGGTAGCGTATGCATCCACATTATTTGATAAAGGAGAAGTAGAAGTAATCGATTTGAACCCTTTCGAAATGCCAATCTACAAACATGAAAGAGAATTAGCTGGTGGAGTTCCTCAGGAAGCTCATGATTTTGCAGCTAAAATTGATGGCGCAGATTTATTATTAGTTTCTTTAGGAGAGCACAACGGAACATACTCTACAGCATTCAAAAATGTGTTCGATTGGGTATCAAGAATCAAAGACAGAACCGTATGGAATGAAGTGCCAATGCTATTGATGTCTACATCACCTGGAGGCAGAGGTGGAGCCGGAGTTTTAGAAGCGGCTTCTAAGCGTTTCCCTTTTCATGGTGGAAATGTGGTAGAAACTTTCTCACTTCCTTTCTTCAATAATAACTTTGATAAAGCGGAACAAAAAATTTCTAACGCTGAGAAAGACAGCGAATTAAAAGAAAAAAATAAAGAAGATTGCAGCCATTGA
- a CDS encoding ABC1 kinase family protein: MFDKQQRKLKRSARLISVLSKYGFKDMLARMNGGNKQEEVSGDSDEIISKGTVYERIRLALEELGPTFVKLGQTFSNREDLLPPELIQELQKLQDKVETVDMDVEEALESEFNISVKDHFLEIQKEPLATASIAQVYKAVLLDGSPVILKLRKPDVQSVIEDDLLLIKDIEKLISAYSEIGEKLNLKQAISTFERSLLEEVSLINEKNNIQQFRLNFKNNKETYVPKVYEEFSNNNILCMEFIDGIKVTDKAVLLAHDIDPVKVSETGLRLFVSQILDYGFFHADPHAGNILVKRDDKIVFIDFGAVGKIQPNDKEILENLIVSFVAKNPHKIVRYLKKMAVSYEIPDERRFENDVEDILNFVHSSSLQEINVQVIINKMKDILKDNRLYMPDYFYLLFKGISLIEGVGRNINPDLDIVKAFILILKRFLPRRSTRKTF; this comes from the coding sequence ATGTTTGACAAGCAGCAAAGAAAACTGAAAAGATCCGCAAGACTGATTTCCGTATTAAGCAAATACGGTTTTAAAGATATGCTTGCAAGAATGAATGGCGGAAATAAGCAGGAAGAAGTTTCAGGAGATTCTGATGAAATAATTTCAAAAGGAACCGTTTACGAAAGAATAAGACTGGCTCTTGAAGAGTTAGGACCTACTTTTGTAAAACTTGGGCAGACATTCAGTAACCGAGAAGACTTGCTGCCACCGGAACTGATTCAGGAATTACAGAAACTTCAGGATAAAGTTGAAACTGTAGATATGGATGTGGAAGAAGCTCTGGAAAGTGAGTTTAATATCTCTGTAAAAGATCATTTCCTGGAAATCCAGAAAGAACCATTGGCTACAGCTTCCATTGCACAGGTGTATAAAGCTGTTTTGCTGGATGGAAGCCCTGTTATTTTAAAACTCAGAAAACCTGATGTTCAGTCTGTTATCGAAGACGATTTATTGCTGATCAAGGATATTGAAAAATTAATCTCAGCTTATTCGGAAATAGGAGAGAAGCTTAATTTAAAACAAGCCATTTCTACTTTTGAAAGATCTTTATTAGAAGAAGTCTCTTTAATTAATGAGAAGAATAATATCCAGCAGTTCCGACTCAATTTTAAGAATAATAAGGAGACCTATGTTCCCAAAGTGTATGAAGAATTCTCCAACAATAATATTCTTTGTATGGAGTTTATTGATGGCATCAAAGTAACCGATAAAGCTGTTCTTCTGGCCCATGATATTGATCCTGTAAAAGTTTCTGAAACAGGGTTAAGGCTCTTTGTTTCTCAGATTTTAGACTATGGTTTCTTTCATGCTGATCCGCATGCCGGGAATATTTTAGTGAAAAGAGATGACAAGATTGTCTTTATTGATTTTGGAGCCGTTGGAAAAATTCAGCCAAATGATAAGGAAATTCTTGAAAATCTTATTGTAAGTTTTGTGGCTAAAAATCCGCATAAAATAGTCAGATATCTCAAAAAAATGGCGGTGAGTTATGAAATTCCGGATGAAAGAAGATTTGAAAACGATGTGGAAGATATTCTCAATTTTGTTCACAGCTCTTCATTACAGGAAATTAATGTGCAGGTCATTATCAATAAGATGAAAGATATTCTAAAGGATAACAGACTTTATATGCCTGATTACTTCTATCTTTTATTTAAAGGTATCAGCCTGATAGAAGGAGTGGGAAGAAATATCAACCCGGATCTGGATATTGTAAAAGCCTTCATCCTTATACTAAAAAGATTTTTACCAAGAAGATCAACCCGAAAAACATTTTAA
- a CDS encoding DEAD/DEAH box helicase, which produces MEKLTFADFDLPVKILDVLADLELFEPTPIQEKSLKPILSGRDVMGIAQTGTGKTLAYLLPVLKTWKYSKTGNPTVLVLVPTRELVVQVAEILEKLTENITARVIGIYGGKNINTQKLLFNDGCDILVGTPGRVMDLAIDNAISLKEVQKLIIDEFDEMLNLGFRPQLTHIFEMMREKRQNILFSATMTEAVDDMLDEYFASPIEISLAKSGTPLEKIEQTGYKVENFNTKINLLEHLLKTDADMSKVLIFNNNKKHADLLFTKIDELFPGQFDVIHSNKSQNYRLKAMKSFENEEIRGLITTDVMARGLDISNITHVINFETPDIPEQYIHRIGRTGRADKEGKAVTFVTKKEEPLILDIELLMDKDLKFNDFPEDVKINPTKIASEKDEVVMKNPAQVKLNEGGGAFHEKKAKNTKENWGGPSKRKAPKKFGANRAQQKSISKSKRKK; this is translated from the coding sequence ATGGAAAAACTCACTTTTGCAGATTTTGACCTGCCGGTTAAAATTCTTGATGTTTTAGCAGATCTAGAATTATTTGAACCTACTCCCATTCAGGAGAAGAGTTTGAAGCCTATCCTTTCCGGAAGAGATGTAATGGGAATTGCACAAACCGGAACCGGGAAAACTTTGGCTTATCTTTTACCTGTTCTGAAAACCTGGAAATACAGTAAAACAGGAAATCCAACAGTTTTAGTACTTGTTCCGACAAGGGAATTGGTGGTACAGGTAGCAGAAATTCTTGAGAAGCTGACTGAAAATATCACTGCAAGAGTAATTGGAATATATGGTGGGAAAAATATCAACACCCAGAAATTATTATTTAATGATGGTTGTGATATCCTGGTAGGAACACCGGGTAGAGTAATGGACCTTGCGATAGATAACGCAATTTCTTTAAAAGAAGTTCAGAAACTTATCATCGATGAATTTGATGAAATGCTTAACCTTGGTTTCAGACCACAGTTAACCCACATTTTCGAAATGATGAGAGAGAAGAGACAGAATATTCTTTTCTCTGCAACGATGACAGAAGCGGTTGATGATATGCTGGACGAATATTTTGCGAGCCCAATAGAAATTTCATTAGCGAAATCAGGAACACCGCTTGAAAAAATTGAACAGACGGGTTATAAAGTTGAGAACTTTAATACCAAGATCAACCTTCTTGAGCATTTGTTGAAGACTGATGCGGATATGTCTAAAGTATTGATCTTTAATAATAATAAAAAACACGCAGATCTTCTTTTTACTAAGATTGATGAGCTTTTCCCTGGGCAGTTTGATGTGATTCACTCCAATAAATCTCAGAACTACAGGCTTAAGGCAATGAAAAGCTTTGAAAATGAAGAGATCAGAGGTTTGATTACCACAGATGTAATGGCAAGAGGTCTTGATATCTCCAATATTACCCATGTGATCAACTTTGAGACACCCGATATTCCTGAACAATATATCCACAGAATCGGTAGAACCGGTAGAGCTGATAAAGAAGGTAAAGCAGTAACTTTTGTAACTAAAAAAGAAGAGCCTTTAATCCTAGATATCGAGCTTTTAATGGATAAAGATTTAAAGTTTAATGACTTCCCGGAAGACGTTAAAATTAATCCAACCAAAATTGCTTCTGAAAAAGATGAAGTAGTAATGAAAAATCCTGCACAGGTAAAACTGAATGAAGGAGGAGGAGCTTTCCATGAGAAAAAAGCGAAGAATACCAAAGAAAACTGGGGTGGACCTTCCAAAAGAAAAGCACCTAAGAAGTTTGGAGCCAACAGAGCACAGCAAAAATCAATCTCTAAATCCAAGAGAAAAAAATAA
- the guaA gene encoding glutamine-hydrolyzing GMP synthase — protein sequence MNNGIIILDFGSQYNQLIGRRIREMGVYSEILPFNTPLQDIIAKQPKGIILSGGPSSVNAENAHLVEKTLYEQGVPVLGICYGMQMTAHLLGGKVNKGEKGEYGKANLEIVKESSLLKGVTQNSVVWMSHFDEVGELPEGFELNAKSGVIASISNEDKKIFCVQFHPEVSHTEEGAKMLENFVFGICNSEKNWKLTNYIEKTVEEIREKVGDNKVILGLSGGVDSSVAAVLIHKAIGDQLTCIFVDTGLLRKDEGKKVMDQYGEHFHMNIKMVDAQERFLSKLAGVDDPEAKRKIIGNEFIHVFDEESHKIEGAKFLAQGTIYPDVIESQSVNGPSAVIKSHHNVGGLPEDMEFELLEPLRELFKDEVRRVGEELGIPHHLVYRHPFPGPGLGIRVLGAVDAEKVRILQEADDIFIEELYKNDLYEKVSQAFVVLLPVKSVGVMGDERTYEYTAVVRSANTIDFMTATWSRLPYEFLDTVSSRIINEVRGINRVAYDISSKPPATIEWE from the coding sequence ATGAACAACGGTATTATTATTTTAGATTTCGGATCCCAGTACAACCAGCTTATCGGAAGAAGAATCCGTGAGATGGGAGTATATTCTGAAATCTTACCTTTCAATACACCTTTACAAGATATTATAGCAAAACAACCAAAAGGAATTATCCTTTCAGGTGGACCAAGTTCTGTAAACGCAGAAAATGCTCACCTGGTTGAAAAAACATTGTATGAACAGGGAGTTCCGGTTCTGGGAATTTGCTACGGAATGCAGATGACCGCTCACCTTTTAGGAGGGAAAGTAAATAAAGGAGAAAAAGGAGAGTACGGAAAGGCAAATCTTGAGATCGTTAAAGAAAGCTCTTTATTAAAAGGAGTGACTCAAAACTCTGTAGTTTGGATGAGCCACTTTGACGAAGTAGGAGAACTGCCTGAAGGTTTTGAATTAAACGCAAAATCAGGAGTAATTGCTTCTATTTCAAATGAAGACAAAAAAATCTTCTGTGTACAGTTCCACCCGGAAGTTTCTCACACAGAAGAAGGAGCGAAAATGCTTGAAAATTTCGTATTTGGAATCTGTAACTCAGAGAAAAACTGGAAACTGACCAACTATATTGAGAAAACAGTTGAAGAAATCCGTGAAAAAGTAGGAGACAATAAAGTAATTCTTGGTCTTTCAGGAGGTGTAGACTCTTCGGTAGCAGCTGTTTTGATTCATAAAGCAATCGGAGATCAATTAACTTGTATCTTCGTAGATACTGGGTTATTGAGAAAAGATGAAGGGAAGAAAGTAATGGATCAGTATGGGGAACATTTCCATATGAACATTAAAATGGTGGATGCTCAAGAAAGATTCCTTTCAAAATTAGCAGGAGTAGACGATCCGGAAGCGAAGAGAAAAATCATCGGAAACGAGTTTATCCACGTATTTGATGAAGAGTCTCACAAAATTGAAGGTGCTAAATTCTTAGCTCAGGGAACCATTTACCCTGACGTTATCGAAAGTCAGTCTGTAAACGGACCATCTGCAGTGATCAAGTCTCACCACAACGTTGGAGGGCTTCCTGAAGATATGGAATTCGAATTATTAGAGCCTCTAAGAGAGCTTTTCAAAGACGAAGTAAGAAGAGTAGGAGAAGAATTAGGAATTCCTCACCACCTGGTATACAGACACCCTTTCCCAGGTCCAGGACTAGGAATCAGAGTATTGGGAGCTGTAGATGCTGAGAAAGTAAGAATCCTTCAGGAGGCTGACGATATTTTCATCGAAGAGCTATACAAAAATGATCTTTATGAGAAAGTATCTCAGGCATTCGTAGTATTACTTCCGGTAAAATCTGTAGGAGTAATGGGAGATGAAAGAACTTACGAATACACAGCTGTAGTTCGTTCAGCTAATACAATCGATTTCATGACTGCAACATGGAGCAGACTTCCTTACGAGTTCCTTGATACTGTTTCAAGCAGAATCATCAACGAAGTAAGAGGAATCAACAGAGTAGCTTATGATATTTCAAGTAAACCACCTGCAACTATTGAGTGGGAATAA
- a CDS encoding pirin family protein has translation MKTVYHKADSRGHANHGWLNSYHTFSFANYQNRDRTNFGVLRVLNDDTVSQGMGFGTHPHRDMEIISIPLEGDLEHKDSMGTTAVIKKGEIQVMSAGTGVQHSEYNKNKDEEVKFLQIWIFPRELNLEPRYDQKSIKEGEKINGFQQILSPNKNDDGVWIHQDVWFNIANFKKGNGKNYMLNKKGNGVYAFVLKGSAKVGDRVLNERDGLGIWDTQSFNIEAIEDAEILLMEVPMELPSYLK, from the coding sequence ATGAAAACAGTATATCATAAAGCAGATTCAAGAGGCCATGCCAATCATGGATGGTTAAACTCTTACCACACCTTCAGTTTTGCTAACTATCAGAATAGAGACAGAACAAACTTTGGAGTATTAAGAGTGTTGAATGATGATACCGTTTCTCAGGGAATGGGATTCGGAACACATCCACACAGGGATATGGAGATTATTTCTATTCCTTTGGAAGGAGATTTGGAACATAAAGATTCAATGGGAACTACTGCGGTAATCAAAAAAGGTGAGATTCAGGTGATGAGTGCCGGAACCGGAGTACAACACAGTGAATACAACAAAAATAAAGACGAAGAAGTAAAATTCTTACAGATATGGATTTTCCCAAGAGAACTGAATCTTGAACCAAGATACGATCAGAAAAGTATCAAAGAAGGTGAAAAGATCAATGGGTTCCAGCAAATTTTATCACCAAATAAAAATGATGATGGAGTTTGGATCCATCAGGATGTATGGTTTAATATTGCTAATTTCAAAAAAGGAAATGGAAAAAACTACATGCTGAACAAAAAAGGTAACGGAGTGTATGCATTTGTATTGAAAGGAAGCGCCAAAGTAGGAGATCGCGTACTGAATGAAAGAGACGGATTGGGAATCTGGGATACACAAAGCTTTAATATCGAAGCTATAGAAGATGCTGAAATACTATTGATGGAAGTCCCAATGGAATTACCTTCTTATCTTAAATAA
- the purN gene encoding phosphoribosylglycinamide formyltransferase has protein sequence MKNIVVLVSGSGTNLQRIIDTIEAGEIQNAKVSLVVADRECFGLERAKNHNIENILIPRGKNFSSELAKVVPQNTDLIVLAGFLSILKPEICENWNGKIINIHPALLPKFGGKGMWGMNVHNAVIEAKETESGATVHFVTPGIDEGEAILQKSFEVTAEDTPETVAQKVHQIEYEIFPLAINKVLGN, from the coding sequence ATGAAGAACATTGTAGTGCTTGTATCTGGTTCAGGAACCAATCTGCAGAGAATCATTGATACCATTGAAGCTGGAGAAATTCAGAATGCAAAAGTGTCTTTAGTCGTAGCAGACAGAGAATGTTTCGGATTGGAAAGAGCAAAGAATCATAATATAGAAAACATACTGATTCCAAGAGGGAAAAATTTCAGCAGCGAATTGGCTAAAGTAGTTCCACAAAATACAGACCTTATTGTATTGGCAGGATTCCTATCCATTTTAAAACCTGAGATCTGTGAAAACTGGAACGGTAAAATAATCAATATTCATCCGGCATTGCTTCCGAAATTTGGAGGAAAAGGAATGTGGGGAATGAACGTTCACAATGCTGTTATTGAAGCTAAAGAAACGGAAAGTGGAGCAACAGTACATTTTGTAACTCCGGGTATTGATGAAGGAGAGGCTATTCTTCAGAAATCTTTTGAAGTAACAGCAGAGGATACTCCTGAAACAGTAGCTCAGAAAGTTCACCAGATTGAATATGAGATATTTCCTTTAGCCATTAATAAGGTCTTGGGAAACTAA
- the purH gene encoding bifunctional phosphoribosylaminoimidazolecarboxamide formyltransferase/IMP cyclohydrolase translates to MSKKRVLISVSDKSGLIEFAQFLEAQNYELISTGGTFKHLKDAGLNPIQIDEVTDFPEMLDGRVKTLHPKVHGGLLAVRTNEEHMKTVQEHGIGLIDMVIVNLYPFFENVNKDISLHEKVEFIDIGGPSMLRSAAKNFDSVTVITDVEDYTTVKIEMEQNGDTYIETRKKLAGKVFNLTSAYDAAISRMLLDEEYPTYLNASYKKVSDLRYGENPHQSAAYYVSTFENGAMKDFEQLGGKELSFNNLRDMDLCWKVVTEFKEEMACCAVKHSTPCGVAIGASALETYQKTFECDPVSIFGGIVAMNYKIDAATAEELNKTFLEIVMAPDFDEEALEVLRKKKNLRIIKIVNPVSDKKTWVKVDGGILVQDNDLHFSDDIKVVTETQPTEEQKKALLFSQRVVKYVKSNAIVVSNGIQAFGIGGGQVNRIWATQQAIERAKEKFTGDLVLASDAFFPFRDVVDFCAQEGIKAIIQPGGSVKDQDSIEAANEHKIPMMFTGVRHFFH, encoded by the coding sequence ATGAGTAAAAAGAGAGTTTTAATCAGTGTTTCTGACAAAAGTGGATTAATTGAATTCGCACAGTTTTTGGAAGCTCAGAATTATGAGTTGATCTCCACAGGAGGAACGTTCAAACATTTGAAAGACGCTGGTTTAAATCCAATTCAGATTGATGAGGTAACCGATTTCCCTGAAATGTTGGACGGAAGAGTGAAAACTTTACATCCAAAAGTTCACGGTGGATTGTTAGCGGTTCGTACCAACGAAGAGCACATGAAAACCGTTCAGGAGCACGGAATTGGTCTGATAGACATGGTGATCGTAAACCTTTATCCTTTCTTTGAAAACGTGAATAAAGACATTTCTTTACACGAGAAAGTAGAGTTTATCGACATCGGTGGTCCGTCTATGCTTCGTTCTGCAGCGAAAAACTTTGATTCTGTTACCGTAATTACTGATGTAGAAGATTATACAACAGTAAAAATTGAAATGGAACAAAACGGGGATACTTACATTGAGACTCGTAAGAAGCTTGCAGGAAAAGTATTCAACCTTACATCAGCTTATGATGCCGCTATTTCAAGAATGCTTTTAGATGAGGAATATCCAACGTATTTAAATGCTTCTTACAAAAAAGTTTCTGATCTTAGATACGGTGAAAACCCTCACCAGTCGGCAGCTTATTACGTTTCTACTTTCGAGAACGGAGCAATGAAAGACTTCGAACAGCTTGGTGGTAAAGAACTTTCTTTCAATAACCTTCGTGATATGGATCTTTGCTGGAAAGTAGTCACTGAGTTCAAAGAAGAAATGGCTTGTTGTGCTGTAAAACACTCTACCCCTTGTGGAGTTGCGATCGGTGCTTCAGCATTGGAAACGTACCAAAAAACTTTCGAATGTGATCCGGTTTCTATCTTTGGCGGAATTGTTGCTATGAACTATAAGATCGATGCCGCAACGGCTGAGGAGCTGAATAAAACATTCCTTGAGATTGTAATGGCTCCGGATTTCGACGAAGAAGCTCTTGAAGTTTTAAGAAAAAAGAAAAACCTTAGAATCATCAAAATCGTAAACCCTGTTTCTGACAAGAAAACATGGGTAAAAGTAGACGGTGGTATCTTGGTTCAGGATAATGATTTACATTTCTCTGATGATATCAAAGTAGTGACTGAAACTCAGCCTACGGAAGAACAGAAAAAAGCATTGCTTTTCTCTCAGAGAGTGGTAAAATATGTGAAATCTAATGCTATTGTAGTTTCTAACGGAATTCAGGCTTTCGGAATCGGAGGTGGACAGGTCAACAGAATCTGGGCTACACAGCAGGCGATTGAAAGAGCAAAAGAAAAATTCACAGGAGATTTAGTATTGGCATCCGATGCATTTTTCCCTTTCCGTGACGTGGTAGATTTCTGCGCTCAGGAAGGTATCAAAGCCATCATTCAGCCAGGGGGAAGTGTAAAAGATCAGGACAGCATTGAAGCAGCTAATGAGCATAAAATTCCAATGATGTTTACTGGGGTTAGACACTTTTTCCACTAA
- the purD gene encoding phosphoribosylamine--glycine ligase, whose amino-acid sequence MRILIIGEGGRESALAAKLQNDPRISKMFFANGNATTDAIGKNVHLSEIKELRDFAIKEKIDLTIVGPEAPLVAGIKDEFKKHDLKVFGPTQKVASLEGSKAFSKKFMQTYDIKTAKAVVFDSYNEAKEYVQTQQYPLVIKASGLAGGKGVVICDNLEEAEATIHDFMIRRIYGDAGIRLVIEEYLQGFEASIIAFSNGEKLFPCVAAKDYKKAGNGDTGPNTGGMGSVAPSPEFTQEHYADFEQNILEPTIKGLKAEGFSFKGIIFFGLMVTKNGAYLLEYNMRFGDPETQVLMALMENNLLDVIQDCMDGKDIELKFKDEKAICLVMCSGGYPRNIETGFEITGEDKVKHSKLLYAGAVTKGDKVVSNGGRVLNIVATGATFEDARKKVYEDAGHVHFDYGFYREDIGKF is encoded by the coding sequence ATGAGAATATTAATCATAGGTGAAGGCGGTAGAGAATCTGCTTTAGCAGCAAAGCTTCAGAATGACCCGAGAATTTCTAAAATGTTTTTTGCTAACGGGAATGCTACTACCGATGCAATAGGGAAAAATGTTCATTTATCAGAAATCAAAGAACTTAGAGATTTCGCTATTAAAGAAAAGATTGATTTAACGATCGTAGGACCAGAAGCTCCATTGGTAGCTGGGATCAAAGATGAATTTAAAAAGCACGATCTTAAGGTTTTCGGACCTACTCAGAAGGTAGCAAGCCTGGAAGGAAGTAAGGCTTTCTCTAAGAAATTTATGCAGACCTATGATATCAAAACAGCTAAAGCGGTAGTATTTGATTCATATAACGAAGCAAAAGAATATGTACAAACACAGCAATATCCTTTAGTGATCAAGGCAAGTGGTTTAGCAGGTGGAAAAGGAGTTGTTATCTGTGACAATCTTGAAGAAGCTGAAGCTACGATCCACGACTTCATGATCAGAAGAATTTATGGAGACGCTGGTATCCGTTTAGTAATCGAGGAGTATTTACAAGGTTTTGAAGCTTCTATCATTGCTTTCTCTAACGGTGAAAAGCTTTTCCCATGTGTAGCTGCAAAAGATTATAAAAAAGCAGGAAACGGAGATACAGGACCCAATACAGGAGGAATGGGTTCAGTGGCACCAAGCCCGGAATTCACTCAGGAGCACTACGCTGATTTTGAACAAAATATTTTAGAGCCTACTATTAAAGGTCTTAAAGCAGAAGGATTCAGTTTTAAAGGAATCATTTTCTTCGGATTAATGGTAACTAAGAACGGAGCTTATCTTCTTGAATACAACATGAGATTCGGAGATCCTGAAACTCAGGTATTGATGGCGCTTATGGAAAACAATCTTCTAGATGTGATCCAGGACTGTATGGATGGGAAAGATATCGAGCTTAAGTTTAAAGACGAAAAAGCAATCTGTCTTGTAATGTGTTCAGGAGGATATCCAAGAAATATCGAAACAGGTTTCGAAATTACAGGAGAAGACAAAGTAAAACACAGTAAACTGTTATATGCAGGTGCTGTCACAAAAGGAGATAAAGTAGTTTCCAATGGTGGTAGAGTATTGAATATTGTAGCTACAGGAGCTACTTTTGAAGATGCCCGCAAAAAAGTTTACGAAGACGCAGGCCACGTACATTTCGATTACGGCTTCTACAGAGAAGACATCGGAAAGTTTTAA
- the purM gene encoding phosphoribosylformylglycinamidine cyclo-ligase: MSNTYKSAGVDKEEGYKTVDKIKKAVGETHNSNVLNHLGSFGAFYEIGGYKNPVLVSGTDGVGTKLKVALDTKKYDSIGVDCFAMCANDILCHGAKPLFFLDYLACGKLDSEIAAEIVLGMVNACKDNNCALIGGETAEMPGMYQPGDYDVAGFCVGIVEKDQIIDGSKIKPGNKIIALPSSGFHSNGFSLVRKVFPNFEEEFEGKPLYETLLVPTRLYFKDIHRVLEEVKVEGIAHITGGGLYENVPRIIPEGLCASIDESKIRIPNVMLELEKRGGIAREEMHGTFNMGVGMVIVVDAEHAEKVLHLLDDAYEIGEIIEGAEKINLSL; the protein is encoded by the coding sequence ATGAGCAACACTTACAAATCAGCAGGAGTAGACAAAGAAGAAGGATACAAAACGGTTGACAAGATCAAAAAAGCAGTGGGTGAAACCCACAATTCCAATGTATTGAACCATTTGGGAAGCTTTGGTGCTTTCTATGAGATTGGAGGATACAAAAACCCGGTTCTTGTTTCAGGAACAGATGGAGTAGGAACGAAACTGAAAGTAGCTTTAGATACCAAAAAATACGACTCTATTGGAGTAGATTGTTTCGCAATGTGTGCCAACGATATTCTTTGCCACGGTGCTAAACCTTTATTCTTCTTAGATTATTTAGCTTGTGGAAAGCTGGATTCTGAAATTGCGGCGGAAATCGTTCTTGGAATGGTAAATGCTTGTAAAGATAACAACTGTGCATTAATTGGTGGAGAAACTGCTGAAATGCCGGGAATGTACCAGCCTGGAGATTATGATGTTGCAGGGTTCTGTGTAGGAATCGTCGAAAAAGACCAAATCATTGATGGTTCTAAAATCAAACCAGGTAACAAAATTATTGCATTACCAAGCTCAGGATTCCACTCCAATGGATTCTCTTTAGTAAGAAAAGTATTCCCGAACTTTGAAGAAGAGTTTGAAGGAAAACCATTATATGAAACCCTTTTAGTTCCTACAAGATTATACTTTAAGGATATTCACAGAGTATTGGAAGAAGTAAAAGTAGAAGGAATTGCTCACATTACAGGCGGTGGTCTTTATGAAAACGTTCCAAGAATCATCCCTGAAGGACTTTGTGCTTCGATCGACGAATCAAAAATCAGAATTCCTAATGTAATGCTTGAGTTGGAGAAGAGAGGCGGAATTGCTCGTGAAGAAATGCACGGTACTTTCAATATGGGCGTAGGGATGGTAATCGTTGTAGATGCAGAACATGCTGAAAAAGTATTGCATCTTTTAGATGACGCTTACGAAATTGGTGAAATCATTGAAGGTGCAGAGAAAATCAATTTATCACTATAA